ATCGATCTCCACCGATTCTTGACCAGATCATGATTTTGTTGCATGGATGGATGGGTGTATGTAGGCGTTCACGGTGTCGCAGACGCTGCTGCTGAGCTTCCAGTCGCTGGGCATCGTGTACGGCGACCTGGGCACGTCGCCGCTCTACGTGTTCCCGTCGGTGGTCCTCCCCGGCGCCGGCGAGCGCGACTTCCTCGGCATCCTCAGCCTCATCCTCTGGACGCTCACCCTCATGAGCCTGGTCAAGTACGTGCTCATCGTGCTCCGCGCCGACGACCACGGCGAGGGCGGCACCTTCGCGCTCTACTCGCTGTTGCGGCAGCACGTCAACTTCAAGGGCGGCACGCCGGCGCAGGTCACGCGGCTGCCCTCCGACCTCCACCTCAGGTTCCACGGCAAGAAGAAGAGGCCGGAGCCGTCCCGCATGCAGAAGTTCCTCGAGGGCAGCGCCGCCGCGCAGTCGGTCCTCACCTACGTCGTGCTCGTCGGCACCTCCATGGTCATGGGCGACGGCGCCCTCACGCCGGCCATCTCAGGTACGACCCGACGTACCAGCAATATTTTCTTCTGTTTGAATTGAACAGTTTGTTAAGTTGTTCAGATATTTTTCCTAACCGTCCGTCCGTAACAACCTGATTGATCTCTTTTTTGTCTGTTTCTTGTTTCCGGTCAGTTCTTTCGGCCGTTCAAGGGATCCAATCGAGATCACCCAAGATCGAACAAAgtaagaaggagaagaagaagatttCGTTACTACATTATCTGCTAGTAGATCATTGTGATTTGACGTGCGGTTAACATTTTCTCTGTTGCAGAGCATGTGGTGATGCTGTCGGTGGTGATCCTGCTGCTGCTCTTCCTTTTCCAGCAGATGGGCACTAGCAGGGTCAGCTTCTCCTTCTCCCCGATCATGCTCGTCTGGTTCGGGTCAATCGCCATGATCGGCCTCTACAACATCATCGTCTACTACCCGCCGGTTCTCAAGGCCGTCAACCCCTACTACATCTACTGCTACTTCGCCAGGAACGGGGCCGCCGGCTGGGAGCAGCTCGGCGCCGTCATCCTCTGCATCACAGGTGTCAAACTGTTCTCAAATTTATGTCATTCTTCCCAAGTTTATTAAACACAAAAATGGAGATTAAGAAATTTTTAAAATTGCACTGAATCTGAATAGGTGCTGAAGCTATGTTTGCCGACTTGGGTCACTTCAACAAGAGATCAATTCAGGTACATTGCCCCTGCAAATTGTACCATAATGGCATACAAAATGTTACTCCCtgtgtaaactaatataaaagcgtttagatcactattttagtaaactaaacacttttatattagtttacggaggaaGTACTGTATTTAGTGCTCAGTGGTATCATTTTATTTATCATGCAGGTGGCGTTCTCGACGGTGGTGTACCCATCACTCATCCTCGCGTACGCCGGCCAGGCAGCGTACCTGATCAAGAACCCGGCTGACCTGAGCACGGCGTTCTACAGCAGCATCCCGGGAGCCCTGTTCTGGCCCATGTTCATCGTCGCCACCCTCGCCGCCATCGTTGCCAGCCAGTCGCTCATCTCCGCCAGCTTCTCCATCATCCGGCAGTCCATCGTGCTCGACTACTTCCCCCGCGCCACCGTGCGCCACACCTCCGACAAGTACGAGGGCCAGGTGTACTGCCCCGAGGTGAACTACCTCCTCATGGTCTTCTGCGTCCTCATCACCATCGGCTTCCAGGGCGGCCCCGAGATCGGCCACGCCTTCGGCGTCGCCGTCATTTGGGTCATGCTCATCACCACGGCGCTCATGACGGTGGTCATGGTGGTTATCTGGGACGTGCACCCGGCGATCGCCGCCACGTTCTTCGCCGTCTACGTGGCCGTCGAGGGTCTGTACATGAGCTCGCTGATGAACAAGTTGGCGCAGGGCGGGTGGGTCCCGTTCGCCATCACCGCCTTCTTCCTGGTCATCACGGTGTCCTGGACCTACGGCCGGAAGAAGAAGAGCGAGTACGAGGCGGGCCACATGATCTCCGGCAACGAGCTCGCCACGGTCGTGGCCAGGTCGGCCCGCGTGCCGGGGGTCTGCTTCTTCTTCACAGACCTCATGAACGGCATCCCGCCCATCGTGCGCCACTACGCGGAGCACACGGGCTGCCTCCGCGAGCTGCTGCTGTTCGTCACCGTCAGGAGGCTGCCGGTCACCTCGGTGCTGCCTGAGGAGCGGTTCCTCGtcgcggcggaggaggaggtgccACCGGGGGTGTACAGGTCCGTGGTGCAGTACGGGTACATGGACAAGCAGGACATGGAAGGCGAGGAGTTCCTGGAGTCGGTGCTCGCCGCGCTCAAGGAGATCGCCCGCACAGCCGAGGAGGCCTCCAT
The Triticum urartu cultivar G1812 unplaced genomic scaffold, Tu2.1 TuUngrouped_contig_4493, whole genome shotgun sequence DNA segment above includes these coding regions:
- the LOC125527907 gene encoding potassium transporter 6-like yields the protein MERRADANGDIVLEMASPGADDHQQGGDGGASGGRTLSFSQAYKMRHRTPQAFTVSQTLLLSFQSLGIVYGDLGTSPLYVFPSVVLPGAGERDFLGILSLILWTLTLMSLVKYVLIVLRADDHGEGGTFALYSLLRQHVNFKGGTPAQVTRLPSDLHLRFHGKKKRPEPSRMQKFLEGSAAAQSVLTYVVLVGTSMVMGDGALTPAISVLSAVQGIQSRSPKIEQKHVVMLSVVILLLLFLFQQMGTSRVSFSFSPIMLVWFGSIAMIGLYNIIVYYPPVLKAVNPYYIYCYFARNGAAGWEQLGAVILCITGAEAMFADLGHFNKRSIQVAFSTVVYPSLILAYAGQAAYLIKNPADLSTAFYSSIPGALFWPMFIVATLAAIVASQSLISASFSIIRQSIVLDYFPRATVRHTSDKYEGQVYCPEVNYLLMVFCVLITIGFQGGPEIGHAFGVAVIWVMLITTALMTVVMVVIWDVHPAIAATFFAVYVAVEGLYMSSLMNKLAQGGWVPFAITAFFLVITVSWTYGRKKKSEYEAGHMISGNELATVVARSARVPGVCFFFTDLMNGIPPIVRHYAEHTGCLRELLLFVTVRRLPVTSVLPEERFLVAAEEEVPPGVYRSVVQYGYMDKQDMEGEEFLESVLAALKEIARTAEEASMMDRACRSGV